Genomic window (Chondrocystis sp. NIES-4102):
CTGACACAGGTAGAGGAAACAGCCTATGGACATCATATACAACGGTTAATGATCTTAAGTAACTTTGCCCTAATTGCTGGCATTTCTCCCCAGGAGATTGAAAACTGGTTTCATAGTGCTTTTATTGATGCCCATGACTGGGTAATGCAGACAAATGTAATTGGGATGGGACAATTTGCTGACGGGGGTATTTTAGCCTCTAAACCCTATGCTGCTTCTGCTAATTATATTAACAAGATGAGTGATTATTGTCGTAACTGTCAATACAACAAAAGCGATCGCACAGGAGATAAAGCTTGTCCGTTTAATTTCTTTTATTGGAACTTTTTAGAACGTCACCGCGATCGCCTACAATCTTTAGGCAGAATTAATTTAGTTTTAGGGCATCTCAAACGTATTGACAGTAGCGAATTAGAGCAAATCAATTCCTTAGCTACTCAATGGTGGGAAGATCAATTAGTAGTATAAACATACTATTTTATCCCAACCCAGGAAAAATTATTAATTCTTATTTTTAGCAACTAATTAACCCCACAAATTCCCCATAGTTTCCACAAGCCTTTAAATAGTTTTCCACATTTTACCCAGGTTTTTCCACAGGCACAAACGTAGTAATCAAGTCTTGAGTCTTGCATCGGGGATTTTAAATCTTTACCAAAAGTTAATCGTCTATTAAGCGTAAAGTGTAAATGTTTGTAACAAAAAAGGGCTGCGAACTATTATTCCTTCGTAGTCATGCAGATTTTTTAACAGTCGTCTTAATATTGTGTAACATTGACAAACGACCCCCTTTTTAGACGACAATGAATCAGCAAGCACTAAATGAGTCAAATTCACTACGATAGATGAGAACTATATTACAACTGTTAACCAAGATGTAAAACCATTTTGTGTCCTTAACCTTTAAAACAAGGTTGATCTACAACAGCAATGGTGATGCCTATTTAAAATAAGCCGTTGTGTCTAGATAAAAACGAAAATAATTATACTAATGGGAGCGTTAAATTAACCATGAACTCGACTGTAAGCATCCTGGCGGAAATTCCTGAAGAATTACATTTATCCCTCAAAAATTATCTTGAGACTCATCCTCATTGGGATCAAGATCGGGTATTTGCTGCTGCTCTTTCCTTGTTTTTGTTACAAAATAGCAATGGACAAACTACCGAAGCAGCCCAAAATTATCGTGCCTGTGCCAGAGTATATTTAGAAACTCTATTTCAATCGAACTAAATATTTATAGGAAGGTGTTAACCTTTAAAATATAAAATTACTAGTCGTAACTGCTGATTTAATAATTCCTGTGACTCCTGATATAACCAAGCTAATCATTCCTGAATTAATTGTCGGTTTAGGTAATCCCGAACCCAAATATGATAAGACCAGACATAACATTGGTTTTGATGCAGTTGATGAATTAGCCCAAGTTTGGCAAATGCCATTAAAAGAAAATAAGCGTTTTCAGGGTTTATTTGCCGAGGGAGTAGCCCCAGGAGGACAAAAAATTAGGTTAATCAAACCCCTTACTTATATGAATCGTTCAGGACAATCAGTAAGGGCAGCAGTAGACTGGTATAAACTCCAGCCCCAATCTATATTAGTTATTTATGATGATATGGATTTACCTGTG
Coding sequences:
- a CDS encoding aminoacyl-tRNA hydrolase, whose protein sequence is MTPDITKLIIPELIVGLGNPEPKYDKTRHNIGFDAVDELAQVWQMPLKENKRFQGLFAEGVAPGGQKIRLIKPLTYMNRSGQSVRAAVDWYKLQPQSILVIYDDMDLPVGKLRMRLSGSAGGHNGMKSIIAHLGSQDFPRLRIGIGKSDGKKETISHVLGKFTPTENQVINEILSTAVKAIEFSFKQGLEKSMSRYNSFAVNIDQVD